Proteins encoded in a region of the Ralstonia pseudosolanacearum genome:
- the atpE gene encoding F0F1 ATP synthase subunit C — MQAFLANIQGLTAIGIGIIIGLGAIGACLGIALMGGKYIEACARQPELMNPLQTKMFLLAGLIDAAFLIGVGVAMLFAFANPLLSVIK, encoded by the coding sequence ATGCAAGCATTTCTCGCCAACATCCAAGGTCTGACCGCCATCGGTATCGGCATCATCATCGGCCTGGGTGCCATCGGCGCCTGCCTCGGCATCGCACTGATGGGCGGCAAGTACATCGAAGCCTGCGCACGTCAGCCCGAGCTGATGAACCCGCTGCAAACCAAGATGTTCCTGCTGGCTGGCCTGATCGACGCGGCATTCCTGATCGGCGTGGGCGTGGCCATGCTGTTCGCGTTCGCCAACCCGCTGCTGTCGGTCATCAAGTAA
- a CDS encoding F0F1 ATP synthase subunit B, translated as MNLNATLVAQMVVFFILWWVVAKFIWPPLVKALDERAKKIADGLAAADKGKAELELANKRVEQALTEARTEGAQRIADAEKRAQMTADEIKQNAQAEATRIVAQAKAEAEQQAVRARESLRDQVAVLAVKGAEQILKREVNAQVHADLLTQLKAEL; from the coding sequence ATGAACCTGAACGCCACACTCGTCGCGCAGATGGTCGTGTTCTTCATCCTGTGGTGGGTTGTTGCCAAGTTCATTTGGCCGCCCCTGGTGAAGGCGCTCGACGAACGCGCGAAGAAAATCGCCGATGGCTTGGCTGCTGCCGATAAGGGCAAGGCCGAGCTGGAGCTGGCCAACAAGCGGGTCGAGCAGGCACTGACCGAAGCGCGCACCGAAGGCGCGCAGCGCATCGCGGACGCCGAGAAGCGTGCCCAGATGACCGCTGACGAGATCAAGCAGAACGCCCAGGCCGAAGCCACGCGCATCGTCGCGCAGGCCAAGGCGGAAGCCGAACAGCAGGCCGTGCGCGCGCGTGAATCGCTGCGCGACCAGGTCGCCGTGCTGGCCGTCAAGGGCGCCGAGCAGATCCTCAAGCGTGAAGTCAATGCGCAGGTCCACGCCGATCTGCTCACTCAACTCAAGGCTGAGCTGTAA
- a CDS encoding F0F1 ATP synthase subunit delta yields MAELATVARPYAEALFRVAKAGNLGAWSELVSEMGQIAAVPDMKAVADDPKLSKADVAGIFLSALKSPVSHEAKELVGLLVANKRLSLLPEIAAQFHVLRNASEGAADVEITSAFPLEGAPLTDLVATLERKFGKKLQPHVMVDPSLIGGVRVQVGDEVLDTSVRARLTQMQSALTAA; encoded by the coding sequence ATGGCAGAACTCGCAACCGTTGCCCGTCCGTACGCAGAGGCGCTGTTCCGCGTGGCGAAGGCCGGCAATCTGGGTGCATGGTCTGAGCTCGTGTCGGAGATGGGGCAAATCGCCGCCGTGCCCGACATGAAGGCAGTCGCCGATGATCCGAAGCTCTCCAAAGCCGATGTGGCGGGGATCTTCCTGTCGGCGCTGAAATCTCCGGTGTCGCATGAAGCGAAGGAACTGGTTGGCCTGCTGGTCGCCAACAAGCGTCTTTCGCTGCTGCCGGAAATTGCCGCGCAATTCCATGTGCTGCGGAATGCCAGCGAAGGCGCCGCCGACGTCGAGATCACCAGTGCGTTCCCGCTCGAGGGCGCGCCCCTGACCGATCTGGTCGCCACGCTCGAACGCAAGTTCGGCAAGAAGCTGCAACCGCACGTGATGGTCGATCCTTCGCTGATCGGCGGTGTGCGTGTGCAGGTGGGCGACGAAGTGCTCGACACCTCGGTGCGCGCGCGCCTGACGCAGATGCAGTCTGCGCTGACCGCTGCGTAA
- the atpA gene encoding F0F1 ATP synthase subunit alpha, producing MQLNPSEISDLIKTRIEGLKAGADAKNTGTVISVTDGICRIHGLSGVMQGEMLEFPGNTFGLALNLERDSVGAVVLGDYEHISEGNEVKCTGRILEVPVGPELLGRVVNALGQPIDGKGPINAKKTDVIEKVAPGVIARQSVSQPVQTGLKSIDAMVPIGRGQRELIIGDRQTGKTAVAVDAIINQKGKGIFCVYVAIGQKASTIANVVRKLEEHGALEYTIVVAAAASDSAAMQYLSAYAGCTMGEYFRDRGEDALIVYDDLTKQAWAYRQVSLLLRRPPGREAYPGDVFYLHSRLLERAARVNAEHIEKITNGEIKGKTGSLTALPVIETQAGDVSAFVPTNVISITDGQIFLETDLFNAGIRPAINAGISVSRVGGAAQTKVVKKLSGGIRTDLAQYRELAAFAQFASDLDEATRKQLERGRRVTELLKQPQYQPLQVWQLAASLYAANNGFLDNVDVKDILAFEKGLHDTLKTKYADLINRIEDTKDLSKDDEAALRAAIEDFKKSAAF from the coding sequence ATGCAACTGAACCCCTCCGAGATCAGCGACCTGATCAAGACCCGTATCGAGGGCTTGAAGGCTGGCGCTGACGCAAAGAACACCGGCACGGTCATCTCCGTGACGGACGGCATCTGCCGCATTCACGGCCTGTCGGGCGTGATGCAGGGCGAAATGCTGGAATTCCCGGGCAACACGTTCGGCCTCGCGCTGAACCTCGAGCGCGACTCCGTCGGCGCCGTGGTGCTGGGTGACTACGAGCACATTTCCGAAGGCAACGAAGTCAAGTGCACGGGCCGCATTCTGGAAGTGCCGGTCGGCCCGGAACTGCTCGGCCGCGTGGTCAACGCGCTGGGCCAGCCGATCGACGGCAAGGGCCCGATCAACGCCAAGAAAACGGACGTGATCGAGAAGGTCGCTCCGGGCGTGATCGCACGTCAGTCGGTGAGCCAGCCGGTGCAGACCGGCCTGAAGTCGATCGACGCGATGGTGCCGATCGGCCGTGGCCAGCGTGAGCTGATCATTGGCGACCGCCAGACCGGCAAGACCGCCGTCGCCGTCGACGCCATCATCAACCAGAAGGGCAAGGGCATCTTCTGCGTGTACGTGGCAATCGGCCAGAAGGCCTCGACGATCGCCAACGTGGTGCGCAAGCTGGAAGAGCACGGCGCGCTGGAATACACGATCGTGGTGGCTGCCGCCGCTTCCGACTCGGCTGCCATGCAGTACCTGTCGGCCTACGCCGGCTGCACGATGGGCGAATACTTCCGCGACCGCGGTGAAGACGCCCTGATCGTTTATGACGACCTGACCAAGCAAGCTTGGGCTTACCGTCAAGTCTCGCTGCTGCTGCGCCGCCCGCCGGGCCGCGAAGCCTACCCGGGCGACGTGTTCTACCTGCACTCGCGCCTGCTGGAGCGTGCTGCCCGTGTGAACGCCGAGCACATCGAGAAAATCACCAACGGTGAAATCAAGGGCAAGACCGGTTCGCTGACCGCACTGCCCGTGATCGAAACGCAGGCCGGCGACGTGTCCGCGTTCGTGCCGACCAACGTGATCTCGATTACCGACGGCCAGATCTTCCTGGAAACCGACCTGTTCAACGCCGGTATCCGCCCCGCCATCAACGCCGGTATCTCGGTGTCGCGTGTGGGTGGCGCTGCGCAGACCAAGGTCGTCAAGAAGCTGTCCGGCGGTATCCGTACCGACCTGGCCCAGTACCGTGAACTGGCTGCGTTCGCGCAGTTCGCTTCCGACCTGGACGAGGCGACCCGCAAGCAGCTCGAGCGCGGCCGCCGCGTGACCGAACTGCTCAAGCAGCCGCAATACCAGCCGCTGCAAGTGTGGCAGCTGGCCGCGTCGCTGTACGCAGCCAACAACGGCTTCCTCGACAACGTGGACGTGAAGGACATCCTGGCTTTCGAAAAGGGCCTGCACGACACGCTGAAGACGAAGTACGCCGATCTCATCAACCGCATCGAAGATACGAAGGATCTGTCGAAGGACGATGAGGCCGCCCTGCGTGCCGCGATCGAGGATTTCAAGAAGTCCGCCGCGTTCTAA
- the atpG gene encoding F0F1 ATP synthase subunit gamma has translation MAGTKEIRTKIKSVQNTRKITKAMEMVAASKMRKAQERMRAARPYAEKIRNVAAHMALANPEYKHPFMVARDIKRAGLIVVTTDKGLCGGLNTNVLRAVTNQLRDLQNKGVESQATAIGSKGMQFLGRIGAKVVSNVVHLGDTPHLEKLIGAIKVQLDAFTAGEIDAVYLAYTRFINTMKQEPVVEQLLPLTADKLTQTAAEKQAYSWDYIYEPDAQTVVDELLIRYVEALVYQAVAENMASEQSARMVAMKAASDNAKNVIGELQLVYNKTRQAAITKELSEIVGGAAAV, from the coding sequence ATGGCCGGAACGAAAGAAATCCGAACCAAGATCAAGAGCGTGCAGAACACGCGCAAGATCACCAAGGCGATGGAAATGGTCGCCGCATCCAAGATGCGCAAGGCGCAGGAACGGATGCGTGCCGCCCGCCCGTACGCTGAGAAGATCCGCAACGTGGCTGCGCACATGGCGCTGGCCAATCCGGAGTACAAGCACCCGTTCATGGTTGCGCGCGACATCAAGCGTGCCGGCCTGATCGTGGTGACGACGGACAAGGGCCTGTGCGGTGGCTTGAACACCAACGTGCTGCGTGCCGTCACCAACCAGCTGCGCGACCTGCAGAACAAGGGTGTCGAGTCGCAGGCGACCGCCATCGGTTCCAAGGGCATGCAGTTCCTGGGCCGCATCGGTGCGAAGGTCGTCTCGAACGTGGTGCACCTGGGCGACACGCCGCATCTGGAAAAGCTGATCGGTGCGATCAAGGTCCAGCTCGACGCGTTCACGGCCGGCGAGATCGACGCCGTGTACCTGGCGTACACCCGCTTCATCAACACGATGAAGCAGGAGCCAGTGGTCGAGCAGTTGCTGCCGCTCACGGCCGACAAGCTGACGCAGACCGCAGCCGAGAAGCAGGCCTACTCGTGGGACTACATCTACGAGCCGGACGCGCAGACGGTGGTGGACGAACTGCTGATCCGCTACGTGGAAGCGCTGGTGTACCAGGCGGTGGCCGAGAACATGGCCTCCGAGCAGTCGGCCCGGATGGTGGCGATGAAGGCGGCCTCGGACAATGCCAAGAACGTGATCGGCGAACTGCAACTGGTCTACAACAAGACCCGTCAGGCAGCGATCACGAAAGAGCTGTCCGAGATCGTCGGCGGCGCAGCGGCGGTTTGA
- the atpD gene encoding F0F1 ATP synthase subunit beta, with the protein MSIGTIVQCIGAVVDIQFPRDAMPKVYDALELQDSGEASFAEKGLTFEVQQQLGDGVVRTIALGSSDGLRRGMPVSNTGAPISVPVGHGTLGRIMDVLGRPIDEAGPIAADEKRAIHQKAPKFDELSPSVDLLETGIKVIDLVCPFAKGGKVGLFGGAGVGKTVNMMELINNIAKQHSGLSVFAGVGERTREGNDFYHEMKDSNVLDKVAMVFGQMNEPPGNRLRVALTGLTMAERFRDEGRDILFFVDNIYRYTLAGTEVSALLGRMPSAVGYQPTLAEEMGKLQERITSTKTGSITSIQAVYVPADDLTDPSPATTFLHLDSTVVLSRDIAALGIYPAVDPLDSTSRQLDPQVVGTEHYEVADRVKKTLQRYKELRDIIAILGMDELSPEDKLSVGRARKIQRFLSQPFHVAEVFTGSPGKYVPLKETIRGFKMLVDGECDHLPEQAFYMVGSIDEAFEKAKKLQ; encoded by the coding sequence ATGAGTATCGGAACGATTGTGCAGTGCATCGGCGCCGTGGTGGACATCCAGTTCCCGCGCGACGCGATGCCCAAGGTCTACGACGCGCTCGAGCTGCAGGACAGCGGCGAAGCGTCGTTCGCCGAGAAGGGCCTGACCTTCGAAGTGCAACAACAGCTGGGCGACGGCGTGGTGCGTACCATTGCGCTGGGTTCGTCGGACGGCCTGCGCCGCGGCATGCCGGTGTCGAACACCGGCGCGCCGATCTCGGTGCCCGTCGGCCACGGCACGCTGGGCCGTATCATGGACGTGCTGGGTCGCCCGATCGACGAAGCCGGTCCGATCGCCGCCGATGAAAAGCGCGCGATCCACCAGAAGGCCCCGAAGTTCGACGAACTGTCGCCGTCGGTGGACCTGCTGGAAACCGGCATCAAGGTGATCGACCTGGTCTGCCCGTTCGCCAAGGGCGGCAAGGTGGGTCTGTTCGGTGGCGCCGGCGTCGGCAAGACCGTGAACATGATGGAGCTGATCAACAACATCGCCAAGCAGCACTCGGGCTTGTCGGTGTTTGCTGGCGTGGGCGAGCGTACCCGTGAGGGCAACGACTTCTACCACGAAATGAAGGACTCCAACGTGCTCGACAAGGTGGCCATGGTGTTCGGCCAGATGAACGAGCCGCCGGGCAACCGTCTGCGCGTGGCGCTGACCGGCCTGACCATGGCCGAGCGCTTCCGTGACGAAGGCCGCGACATTCTGTTCTTCGTCGACAACATCTACCGCTACACGCTGGCCGGTACCGAAGTGTCGGCACTGCTGGGCCGGATGCCTTCCGCCGTGGGCTATCAGCCGACGCTGGCTGAAGAAATGGGCAAGCTGCAAGAGCGCATCACGTCGACCAAGACCGGCTCGATCACGTCGATCCAGGCCGTGTACGTGCCTGCGGATGACTTGACCGACCCGTCGCCCGCTACGACCTTCCTGCACCTGGACTCGACCGTCGTGCTGTCGCGTGACATCGCCGCGCTGGGTATCTACCCCGCCGTCGATCCGCTCGACTCGACCTCGCGCCAGCTCGACCCGCAAGTGGTCGGCACCGAGCACTACGAAGTCGCCGACCGCGTGAAGAAGACGCTGCAGCGCTACAAGGAACTGCGCGACATCATCGCGATTCTGGGCATGGACGAACTGTCGCCGGAAGACAAGCTGTCGGTCGGCCGCGCGCGTAAGATCCAGCGTTTCCTGTCGCAGCCGTTCCACGTGGCCGAAGTGTTCACGGGTTCGCCGGGCAAGTACGTGCCGCTGAAGGAAACCATCCGCGGCTTCAAGATGCTGGTGGACGGCGAGTGCGATCACCTGCCGGAGCAGGCGTTCTACATGGTCGGCTCGATCGACGAGGCCTTCGAGAAGGCCAAGAAGCTCCAGTAA
- a CDS encoding F0F1 ATP synthase subunit epsilon, whose product MATIHVDVVSAEHEIFSGNAKFVALPGEAGELGILPGHTPLITRIKPGAVRIEKEDGGEEFVFVAGGILEVQPKKVTVLADTAIRGHDLDEAKASEAKRAAEEALQNQSSDLDLARAQGELAVATAQLAAIARLRRKR is encoded by the coding sequence ATGGCAACCATTCATGTAGACGTCGTCAGCGCCGAGCACGAGATCTTCTCTGGCAATGCCAAGTTCGTGGCACTGCCTGGGGAAGCCGGCGAGCTGGGCATTCTGCCCGGCCACACGCCGCTGATCACGCGCATCAAGCCGGGCGCCGTGCGCATCGAGAAGGAAGACGGCGGCGAAGAGTTCGTGTTCGTTGCCGGTGGCATTCTCGAAGTGCAGCCGAAGAAGGTGACCGTGCTGGCCGATACCGCAATCCGCGGTCACGACCTGGACGAAGCCAAGGCAAGCGAAGCCAAGCGTGCGGCCGAAGAGGCGCTGCAGAACCAGAGCAGCGACCTGGATCTGGCCCGTGCGCAAGGTGAGCTGGCCGTGGCGACTGCGCAGCTGGCAGCGATCGCGCGCCTGCGCCGCAAGCGCTGA
- a CDS encoding DUF6600 domain-containing protein — protein MTITSCRTGRLSGPRLPRVLRAASLAAVLLVCGTQAALAADPAARVARLSDFSGAVSFAPAGSDDWAAATLNRPFTTGDRLWSDQGSRTELHAGSTALRLGQNTGATLVDLDDRTTQVKLTQGALSVHVRALPPDQIVEIDTPNLAFQVQAPGEYRLDVAQDGSTTTVTVWRGNGTAYGDDRSAPLAAGQQVRFGGTDLAEAGGTDYANRDAFDRWAEARDAHEDASVSARYVGREMTGYEALDEYGTWREEDGYGAVWVPHAVPVGWAPYRTGHWAWIAPWGWTWVDDAPWGFAPFHYGRWAYVGTTWCWVPGPVAPRPVYAPALVAFVGGGGGVSWGINISIGSPGVAWFPLAPGEAYRPVYAASPTYVTNINRTVVVNNVTVNKTIINNVTNINRVTYINANNPAALTAVPAKTFVSGRPVGPAMTTLRPEQLRAQLTHAQFASTPALAPVKSSLVGAAAASGQHPQPPTQVFSRQALAVRAPQVAAGGHDPLAERFRSQGGALPGTGPAWVGGNAARVAPARGPANVGTQPMPAAAQAAGLRLTRAMPAEMPRPGNEPVPGVPRGPNTPATPGGPGNPQTHGAPASPAPQALMAPAAPGTTARPGQQQPGAMPMPEHRGEARPSPDVPAQAVHAPPQGPAGTTTRPPQPSGMPGTPREERRPMPSAQQERPRNEPPAQARPEPQPRPAPVPAPHQPEARIEAPRPMPQPRPVEVRPPQPQPQPHVVEMRPPQPQPQPRPEVRPPQPPQPPQPHVEHHEATPAQPHPQAGHNDAQQRDTDHR, from the coding sequence ATGACTATCACCTCCTGCCGTACCGGCCGTCTCTCCGGCCCGCGGCTGCCACGCGTCCTGCGGGCAGCGAGTCTCGCCGCCGTCCTGCTGGTGTGCGGCACGCAAGCCGCGCTGGCCGCCGACCCCGCCGCGCGCGTGGCGCGCCTGTCGGACTTCTCCGGCGCCGTCAGCTTCGCACCCGCGGGCTCCGATGACTGGGCCGCCGCCACGCTCAACCGCCCCTTCACCACGGGCGACCGCCTGTGGTCCGACCAAGGCAGCCGCACCGAACTCCACGCCGGCTCCACCGCGCTGCGCCTGGGCCAGAACACCGGTGCCACGCTGGTCGACCTGGACGACCGCACCACGCAGGTCAAGCTCACGCAGGGCGCGCTGTCGGTACACGTGCGCGCGCTGCCGCCGGATCAGATCGTGGAAATCGATACACCCAACCTGGCCTTCCAGGTTCAGGCACCCGGTGAATACCGGCTCGATGTCGCGCAGGATGGCTCGACCACCACGGTGACCGTCTGGCGCGGCAACGGCACGGCCTACGGCGACGATCGCTCGGCGCCGCTGGCCGCCGGCCAGCAGGTCCGCTTCGGCGGCACCGACCTGGCCGAAGCCGGGGGCACCGACTACGCCAACCGCGACGCGTTCGATCGCTGGGCCGAAGCGCGCGATGCGCACGAGGATGCCTCCGTCTCCGCGCGCTATGTCGGCCGCGAAATGACCGGCTACGAAGCGCTGGACGAATACGGCACGTGGCGCGAGGAAGACGGCTACGGCGCGGTGTGGGTACCGCATGCCGTGCCGGTCGGCTGGGCGCCGTATCGCACCGGCCATTGGGCCTGGATCGCCCCATGGGGCTGGACCTGGGTCGACGATGCGCCATGGGGCTTCGCGCCGTTCCACTATGGCCGCTGGGCCTACGTGGGCACGACGTGGTGCTGGGTGCCGGGCCCCGTGGCGCCGCGGCCGGTCTACGCCCCCGCGCTGGTCGCCTTCGTGGGGGGCGGTGGCGGCGTGAGCTGGGGCATCAACATTTCGATCGGCTCGCCGGGCGTGGCGTGGTTTCCGCTCGCGCCGGGCGAAGCGTATCGCCCCGTGTACGCGGCCAGCCCGACCTACGTGACCAACATCAACCGCACGGTGGTGGTCAACAACGTCACGGTCAACAAGACCATCATCAACAACGTGACCAACATCAACCGCGTCACGTACATCAACGCCAACAACCCGGCCGCGCTGACGGCGGTGCCGGCCAAGACCTTCGTCAGCGGCCGGCCGGTCGGCCCGGCAATGACGACCTTGCGGCCCGAGCAACTGCGCGCGCAGCTGACGCATGCGCAGTTCGCCTCGACGCCGGCGCTGGCCCCCGTCAAGAGCAGCCTGGTCGGCGCGGCCGCCGCCAGCGGACAGCATCCGCAGCCGCCGACGCAGGTCTTCTCGCGGCAAGCCCTCGCCGTGCGCGCGCCGCAGGTTGCGGCGGGCGGGCACGATCCGCTGGCCGAGCGCTTCCGCTCGCAAGGCGGCGCACTGCCCGGCACCGGGCCGGCTTGGGTGGGCGGCAATGCCGCGCGGGTCGCCCCCGCGCGCGGTCCTGCCAATGTGGGGACGCAGCCGATGCCGGCCGCCGCGCAAGCCGCGGGCTTGCGGCTGACACGCGCCATGCCGGCCGAGATGCCGCGTCCGGGCAACGAGCCCGTGCCCGGCGTTCCGCGCGGTCCCAATACACCGGCCACCCCGGGTGGCCCGGGCAATCCGCAGACGCACGGTGCACCGGCCTCGCCCGCGCCGCAGGCGCTGATGGCGCCCGCAGCGCCGGGTACGACCGCCCGACCCGGGCAGCAGCAGCCCGGCGCCATGCCGATGCCGGAACATCGCGGCGAAGCGCGGCCGAGTCCGGATGTACCTGCGCAAGCCGTGCACGCGCCACCACAGGGGCCGGCGGGCACGACGACGCGTCCGCCTCAGCCCTCAGGCATGCCGGGCACTCCACGCGAGGAACGTCGGCCGATGCCTTCGGCGCAGCAAGAGCGCCCGCGCAACGAGCCGCCAGCGCAGGCTCGCCCCGAGCCGCAACCGCGCCCAGCGCCAGTCCCGGCGCCGCATCAGCCCGAAGCGCGCATCGAAGCACCTCGCCCGATGCCGCAGCCGCGCCCGGTGGAGGTACGACCGCCGCAACCCCAGCCACAGCCGCACGTAGTCGAAATGCGTCCGCCGCAGCCGCAACCTCAGCCGCGTCCGGAGGTGCGCCCACCGCAGCCGCCGCAGCCACCCCAACCGCACGTGGAGCACCATGAAGCGACCCCGGCCCAGCCGCACCCGCAGGCTGGCCACAACGACGCGCAGCAGCGCGACACTGACCACCGCTGA
- a CDS encoding RsiV family protein, with protein sequence MRGHAVRGSAQLSAAAGVFVTLMGMMWDAGTAHAASEAASAPPAAPASASASAAPVASAPTAALAKSREGRERHVGTFWQGAVGKGGESPGWNVWLSVYEPGPNAQRQDKDPIADTLTGEAYDDRPQGRALWSLEGRNAPDRRFVWRERADGLDSDGQPVTREGGTLSGTVSADGATAAGTWSDGGRSQPFTLKRAARYLEVSGTSGPARMTERYPVTGDAAVDALVQSLRIGRCDADDIECAIQISVVGLGETVSLLRMVWAYSGGAHGNYGFTAGNWRRGPQGFQPITLADVLNPSAACLQSFNTQVVSALRREGAPDAVRGALKEKDLRSATFPFTLQGGDRIVVHYGPYEVGPYAWGAFRATVRIDDLGAACRRPSA encoded by the coding sequence ATGCGCGGGCATGCCGTGCGCGGGAGCGCGCAGTTGTCGGCCGCAGCCGGCGTTTTTGTTACGTTGATGGGGATGATGTGGGACGCCGGCACCGCCCATGCCGCGTCGGAAGCGGCGTCGGCGCCGCCTGCTGCGCCGGCGAGTGCGTCGGCTTCCGCTGCGCCCGTTGCGTCCGCGCCAACGGCCGCCCTTGCAAAATCCCGCGAGGGGCGCGAGCGTCATGTCGGCACGTTCTGGCAGGGCGCGGTCGGCAAGGGCGGCGAAAGCCCGGGCTGGAATGTCTGGCTCAGCGTCTACGAGCCCGGTCCCAATGCGCAGCGACAGGACAAGGACCCCATCGCCGACACCCTCACCGGCGAGGCTTACGACGACCGTCCGCAGGGCCGCGCGCTGTGGAGCCTCGAGGGCCGCAACGCGCCCGACCGGCGCTTCGTGTGGCGCGAGCGCGCGGATGGCCTCGACAGCGACGGCCAGCCCGTCACCCGCGAGGGCGGTACGCTGTCCGGCACGGTCTCCGCCGACGGCGCAACCGCCGCCGGCACATGGAGCGACGGCGGCCGCAGCCAGCCCTTCACCCTCAAGCGCGCCGCCCGCTACCTGGAGGTGAGCGGCACCTCCGGCCCGGCCCGGATGACCGAACGCTATCCCGTGACCGGCGACGCGGCGGTGGACGCGCTGGTGCAATCCCTGCGCATCGGCCGCTGCGACGCCGACGACATCGAATGCGCGATCCAGATCAGCGTGGTGGGGCTGGGCGAGACCGTCAGCCTGCTGCGCATGGTGTGGGCCTACAGCGGCGGCGCGCATGGCAACTACGGCTTCACGGCGGGCAACTGGCGGCGCGGGCCGCAGGGCTTCCAGCCGATCACGCTGGCTGATGTGCTGAACCCGAGCGCCGCATGCCTGCAGAGCTTCAACACGCAGGTGGTCAGTGCGCTCAGGCGCGAGGGCGCACCCGATGCCGTGCGCGGCGCCCTGAAGGAGAAGGATCTGCGCAGCGCCACGTTTCCGTTTACCCTGCAGGGAGGAGACCGCATCGTCGTGCACTACGGCCCGTACGAGGTCGGGCCGTATGCGTGGGGTGCATTCCGCGCGACGGTACGCATCGACGATCTCGGTGCCGCGTGCCGGCGTCCGTCCGCCTGA
- a CDS encoding CoA-binding protein, whose product MSANPSYIDEQALMRRLLSGKTIAVVGLSPRPTRPSYDVARYLQQAGYRIVPVNPQHAGEDVLGEPCFATLAEAATTLATAGRRIDLVDIFRRAEHVLPVVREAVALGVGGVWVQLGIVNDEAMAVARAAGIPAVQDRCTKIEHWRLGLGERG is encoded by the coding sequence ATGTCCGCCAATCCTTCCTACATCGACGAACAGGCCCTCATGCGCCGGCTGCTGTCCGGCAAGACCATCGCCGTGGTCGGGTTGTCGCCGCGGCCGACACGGCCCAGCTACGACGTGGCGCGCTATCTGCAGCAGGCCGGTTACCGGATCGTGCCCGTGAACCCGCAGCACGCGGGCGAGGATGTGCTCGGCGAGCCGTGCTTCGCGACGCTCGCCGAGGCCGCCACCACGCTGGCCACCGCCGGGCGGCGCATCGACCTGGTCGACATCTTCCGCCGCGCCGAACACGTGCTGCCGGTGGTGCGCGAAGCGGTGGCCCTGGGCGTGGGCGGCGTCTGGGTGCAGCTGGGCATCGTCAACGATGAGGCGATGGCGGTGGCGCGCGCGGCGGGCATTCCGGCCGTGCAGGACCGCTGTACCAAGATCGAGCACTGGCGCCTCGGTCTCGGCGAGCGGGGCTGA
- a CDS encoding alpha/beta hydrolase codes for MAVDPQILQFHQRLAERFGALPLPADALARRARFAAVADVLARPDPEGIEVSDLTLPLPGRTLDAVMFRPRGVQRPRLLVWFHGEGWMVGSARTTHRLMCALLAADTGCAVISVDYRLAPEHPFPAPTDDARDALAYLAEQRLRLSLDPDFLAVGGDSAGGHLAAQAAQAVHAMVRPGLVTAQLLVCPVTMPAFGSESYSAFAQGPGLTRDEMRWYWAQFIGEAALDRPLAEQDARLFLMADPPGHMPPDTVVIMAAHDVLRDDGLAYADYLVQHGAQVVTIEASGMTHGFARLQPEAERAREWMRRAAHAFVGMIGDAAG; via the coding sequence ATGGCCGTCGATCCCCAGATCCTGCAGTTCCACCAACGCCTTGCCGAACGGTTCGGCGCCTTGCCGCTGCCGGCCGACGCGCTGGCCCGGCGCGCACGCTTCGCAGCCGTCGCCGATGTCTTGGCGCGGCCGGATCCCGAGGGGATCGAGGTGTCGGACCTGACCCTGCCGCTGCCGGGCCGCACGCTCGATGCGGTGATGTTTCGGCCGCGCGGCGTGCAGCGTCCGCGCCTGCTGGTGTGGTTCCATGGCGAGGGCTGGATGGTGGGGTCCGCGCGTACCACGCATCGCCTGATGTGCGCGCTGCTGGCGGCCGACACCGGCTGCGCGGTGATCAGCGTCGACTATCGCCTCGCACCCGAACACCCGTTTCCGGCGCCCACCGACGATGCGCGCGATGCGCTGGCCTACCTGGCGGAGCAGCGGCTGCGCTTGTCGCTCGATCCGGATTTCCTGGCCGTGGGCGGGGACAGCGCGGGCGGGCATCTGGCGGCGCAGGCTGCGCAAGCGGTGCACGCCATGGTGCGGCCGGGCCTCGTGACGGCGCAGCTGCTGGTCTGTCCGGTCACCATGCCGGCCTTCGGCAGCGAGAGCTACAGCGCCTTCGCGCAGGGCCCGGGCCTGACGCGCGACGAGATGCGCTGGTACTGGGCGCAGTTCATCGGCGAGGCGGCGCTCGACCGGCCGCTGGCCGAGCAGGATGCGCGCCTCTTCCTGATGGCCGATCCGCCCGGCCACATGCCGCCCGACACGGTGGTGATCATGGCCGCGCACGATGTGCTGCGCGACGACGGCCTGGCCTATGCCGACTACCTGGTGCAGCACGGCGCCCAGGTCGTCACCATCGAGGCCTCGGGCATGACCCACGGCTTTGCGCGCCTCCAGCCCGAAGCTGAGCGGGCACGCGAATGGATGCGCCGGGCGGCGCACGCTTTCGTGGGAATGATCGGGGATGCCGCCGGCTGA
- a CDS encoding DUF3562 domain-containing protein — translation MGTAISDQNEQIDKIVQDTGAPADLVRQTYLETLRTLASEARVHDYLSLFVTRRVLARFRVRPPR, via the coding sequence ATGGGTACCGCCATATCCGACCAAAACGAGCAGATCGACAAGATCGTGCAGGACACCGGTGCACCGGCCGATCTCGTCCGCCAGACCTATCTGGAAACGCTGCGCACGCTCGCCTCCGAGGCCCGCGTGCACGATTACCTCTCGCTGTTCGTCACACGCCGCGTGCTGGCGAGGTTCCGGGTACGCCCGCCGCGCTGA